From Domibacillus sp. DTU_2020_1001157_1_SI_ALB_TIR_016, a single genomic window includes:
- a CDS encoding globin-coupled sensor protein, translated as MFGFSRSSKKEPDALFTHASGEIKIDISAGSDLADQISMIGLTPQDLRYIKAMKPVVDEHLDQTIDTFYAGMMKQPGLVNIIQSHSTVDRLKGTLRSHIAELFHGQINSEFLQKRYRIAHVHVRIGLQTKWYMSAFQNLLNSLTALILEQPWTPSDQSAAIQAVTKMLNLEQQIVLEAYEQEHDRIRLQDTEQKAQLAGHISAVSQELAAISEETSTSLQALARQSDSITDLTKKGLVQADQSEAHSKEGQKQLQAQNDKLMAIQSAINDIHLYSNELNDISQRIVDVITIVGNIAGQTNLLALNASIEAARAGEHGKGFAVVAEEIRKLSDQTKESTVNVSAHITKTHDLIRQMSESVGAVNQVVKEGISGMAKTDEDFSTLLSLISDTKEQNVDIDRKMQQFFDVIQEIERASKQVAGSAATLNSVTESF; from the coding sequence TTGTTTGGATTTTCTCGCTCTTCTAAAAAAGAACCCGATGCGCTTTTTACGCATGCATCTGGTGAAATCAAGATAGACATTTCAGCTGGTTCCGATCTGGCTGATCAAATAAGCATGATTGGATTGACTCCACAAGACTTGCGTTATATTAAAGCCATGAAGCCGGTCGTCGATGAACATCTTGACCAGACTATAGATACGTTTTACGCAGGAATGATGAAACAGCCCGGACTCGTAAATATCATCCAGAGCCATAGCACTGTTGACCGGCTGAAAGGAACGCTTCGTTCTCATATTGCTGAATTGTTCCACGGTCAAATTAACAGCGAGTTTTTGCAAAAACGGTACCGAATCGCTCATGTGCATGTTCGGATTGGCCTGCAGACAAAATGGTACATGTCTGCTTTTCAAAATCTGCTTAATTCTTTAACAGCTTTGATTTTGGAGCAGCCCTGGACGCCGTCAGACCAATCAGCGGCCATTCAAGCCGTTACAAAAATGTTAAATTTAGAGCAGCAGATTGTGCTTGAAGCCTACGAGCAGGAACATGACCGAATCCGCCTTCAAGACACGGAGCAAAAAGCGCAGCTGGCAGGGCATATTTCCGCGGTTTCACAGGAGCTGGCTGCTATTTCTGAAGAAACAAGCACCTCCCTGCAGGCACTTGCCAGGCAATCTGATTCAATCACCGATTTAACAAAAAAAGGGCTTGTGCAGGCGGATCAGTCGGAAGCCCATTCCAAAGAAGGCCAAAAACAGCTGCAGGCTCAAAATGATAAACTGATGGCCATTCAGTCCGCCATAAACGATATTCACCTTTATTCAAATGAATTAAATGATATCTCCCAGCGGATTGTAGATGTAATTACGATTGTCGGAAACATTGCCGGCCAGACAAATCTGCTCGCTTTAAATGCTTCAATTGAAGCAGCCCGTGCCGGTGAACATGGAAAAGGGTTTGCGGTGGTCGCCGAAGAAATCCGCAAGCTGTCTGACCAAACAAAAGAGTCCACGGTAAATGTCTCTGCTCATATTACGAAAACACATGATTTAATCCGGCAGATGAGCGAATCCGTCGGCGCCGTCAACCAGGTTGTAAAAGAAGGTATTTCCGGCATGGCCAAAACGGATGAGGATTTTTCCACTCTTCTTTCCCTTATCAGCGATACGAAAGAACAAAATGTAGACATCGACCGCAAAATGCAGCAGTTTTTCGACGTGATTCAGGAAATCGAGCGGGCCTCCAAGCAAGTAGCAGGCTCGGCTGCCACTTTAAACAGTGTCACGGAATCATTTTAA
- a CDS encoding acetate kinase, translated as MSKVIAINAGSSSLKFQLFEMPHETVLTKGLVERIGLQDSVFSITKPDGTTDTEVTDIPDHSVAVQMLLSKLVSHGIVSSLDEIDGIGHRVVHGGEKFSDSAVIDDATLAQIEELSELAPLHNPANVTGIRAFQSVLPNVPAVAVFDTAFHQTMPEKSFLYSLPYEYYKEYGIRKYGFHGTSHKYVSERAAALLGRPIDQLRLISCHLGNGASIAAIEGGKSIDTSMGFTPLAGVAMGTRSGNIDPALIPFIMEKTGQTADEVLDILNKKSGMLGVSGVSSDLRDLSTAAEEGNERAITALEVFASRIHKYIGSYAARMSGVDAIIFTAGIGENDIASRARILNGLEFMGVYWDPALNNTRGKEQFISYPHSPVKVIVIPTNEEVMIARDVSRLAGV; from the coding sequence ATGTCTAAAGTAATTGCGATTAACGCAGGAAGTTCATCATTAAAATTTCAGCTTTTTGAAATGCCGCATGAAACGGTACTGACAAAAGGCCTTGTGGAAAGAATTGGTTTACAGGATTCTGTTTTCTCTATTACAAAGCCAGACGGTACAACAGACACAGAAGTAACGGATATTCCGGATCATTCTGTTGCCGTACAAATGCTTTTGTCAAAACTTGTATCACACGGCATCGTGTCGTCACTTGACGAAATCGACGGTATCGGCCATCGCGTCGTGCACGGCGGCGAAAAATTCAGCGACTCTGCTGTGATCGATGACGCAACTTTAGCGCAAATCGAAGAATTGTCTGAACTTGCACCGCTTCATAACCCGGCGAACGTAACAGGTATTCGTGCGTTCCAATCGGTATTGCCAAACGTGCCAGCTGTAGCGGTATTTGATACAGCGTTCCACCAAACAATGCCGGAGAAATCATTCCTATACAGCCTGCCGTACGAATATTACAAAGAATACGGCATCCGGAAATACGGCTTCCACGGTACGTCTCACAAATACGTATCTGAGCGTGCTGCAGCTCTGCTTGGCCGTCCAATCGACCAGCTTCGCTTAATTTCCTGCCACCTTGGAAATGGCGCCAGCATCGCTGCCATTGAAGGCGGAAAATCTATTGACACATCTATGGGCTTCACGCCGCTTGCCGGTGTAGCAATGGGAACACGCTCCGGAAACATCGACCCGGCCTTGATTCCATTTATCATGGAGAAAACAGGCCAGACAGCGGACGAAGTACTGGATATCTTAAACAAAAAAAGCGGTATGCTTGGCGTTTCTGGTGTATCAAGCGACCTTCGTGACTTGTCTACAGCGGCAGAAGAAGGCAATGAGCGTGCGATCACAGCACTTGAAGTATTTGCAAGCCGTATTCACAAATACATCGGTTCATATGCAGCCCGTATGTCTGGCGTAGATGCGATTATTTTCACTGCTGGTATCGGTGAAAATGATATTGCTTCTCGTGCCCGTATTTTGAACGGCCTTGAATTTATGGGCGTTTACTGGGATCCAGCACTGAACAATACACGCGGTAAAGAGCAGTTTATCAGCTACCCGCACTCACCAGTTAAAGTCATCGTTATTCCAACAAACGAAGAAGTCATGATCGCGCGTGACGTTTCTCGTTTGGCTGGTGTGTAA
- a CDS encoding site-specific integrase: MTEEEIQKILKSLDHSWFADFRSAVLIHVLLDSFGRIGEVLALKKQDIDFQNGSITFNETKNSLFRIVPVTKKTLNFLEKLIEECDDWESEYIFLTHAGNKLGTDAARKHIHEIARRAEINRRIHPHIFRHTSSMMFLKNGGSIRILQKILGHADIKTTLIYSHVLDDTIKEQHEKFSPIRHLNDGRKQKTRTSQTEFKRRT, translated from the coding sequence TTGACTGAGGAAGAAATACAGAAAATATTGAAATCACTTGACCATTCTTGGTTCGCTGATTTTAGATCAGCAGTTTTAATTCATGTGCTGCTCGATTCGTTTGGGAGAATAGGAGAAGTTTTAGCATTAAAAAAGCAAGATATTGACTTTCAAAACGGCTCAATAACCTTTAATGAAACAAAAAACAGCTTGTTTAGAATTGTGCCAGTAACAAAAAAGACATTGAACTTTTTAGAAAAGTTAATTGAAGAATGTGATGACTGGGAAAGTGAATACATTTTTCTGACACATGCAGGCAATAAACTAGGTACAGATGCAGCAAGAAAGCATATTCATGAAATTGCAAGGCGGGCAGAAATTAACAGGAGAATACATCCACACATTTTCCGGCATACAAGTAGTATGATGTTTCTCAAAAACGGCGGTTCTATTCGAATTTTACAGAAAATCCTCGGACATGCTGATATAAAAACAACTCTGATTTATTCACATGTACTTGACGACACAATTAAGGAACAACATGAAAAATTCAGTCCTATAAGACATTTAAACGATGGAAGAAAGCAAAAAACACGAACTTCACAAACCGAATTCAAGAGGAGAACGTAA
- a CDS encoding HEAT repeat domain-containing protein has translation MNHKEVKSELPPNFKELKKSADRTSNWRERLDAVEELGQWKNDQTIKLLKRIMAADTVYKVQEAAFRQLKKLGEDVQMPPQKKSGAIKDVNKILLRIKKSLPEGHTFKEFEEKLKKMRLDVYDTYEGEKGADFDKWLQETWISLPAR, from the coding sequence TTGAATCATAAAGAAGTAAAAAGTGAGCTGCCCCCAAATTTTAAGGAATTAAAAAAGTCGGCCGACCGGACGTCTAACTGGAGAGAACGTTTAGATGCGGTGGAAGAGCTGGGCCAGTGGAAAAACGACCAAACCATTAAGCTGTTAAAGCGGATTATGGCCGCCGATACAGTATATAAAGTACAAGAAGCGGCGTTCCGACAGCTGAAAAAGCTAGGGGAAGACGTTCAAATGCCACCGCAGAAAAAAAGCGGTGCGATAAAAGATGTAAATAAGATTTTGCTGCGCATTAAGAAAAGTTTGCCGGAAGGCCACACATTTAAAGAATTTGAAGAAAAATTGAAAAAGATGCGGCTTGATGTATACGATACGTATGAAGGCGAAAAAGGAGCAGACTTTGACAAGTGGCTTCAAGAAACATGGATATCGCTGCCGGCTAGGTAA